A genome region from Pirellulales bacterium includes the following:
- a CDS encoding DUF393 domain-containing protein, with protein MASVLETSVAPSQSALPGPDQRPLADLVIYDGNCRICTAQIRFIERWFAAGRLAYLSLHDSRVAVRYPDLSYDDLMREMWIIDRRGGRHGGAAAIRYLSRRLPRLWWLAPLLHLPGTMPLWSWMYRQVANRRYRFGRVESCDDGSCRLHV; from the coding sequence ATGGCCAGCGTGTTAGAAACGTCTGTCGCGCCCAGTCAGTCCGCCTTGCCGGGACCTGATCAGCGTCCGCTGGCGGACCTGGTGATTTACGACGGCAACTGCCGGATCTGCACGGCGCAAATTCGCTTCATCGAGCGCTGGTTCGCGGCCGGTCGGCTGGCGTACTTGTCGCTGCACGATTCGCGCGTCGCGGTGCGCTATCCCGATTTGTCGTACGACGATCTGATGCGCGAGATGTGGATCATCGATCGCCGCGGCGGCCGGCATGGCGGCGCGGCGGCCATTCGTTATCTGTCGCGCCGGTTGCCAAGGCTGTGGTGGCTGGCGCCGCTCTTGCACCTGCCCGGCACGATGCCGCTGTGGAGCTGGATGTATCGGCAAGTGGCCAATCGTCGCTACCGGTTCGGCCGCGTGGAAAGCTGCGACGACGGCAGTTGCCGGCTGCACGTGTAA